The Halosimplex litoreum genome has a window encoding:
- the deoC gene encoding deoxyribose-phosphate aldolase: MTQTPEQVAGRIQHTEVSPTADQERVEELCGECIEYGFDGAMVQACWAPLVSDRLADTDVTVCSAVGFPMGGDRPISKAAAIRDAVAAGAEEVDVMPNIGFVKSGRFDEVGREMDLLVEASGDATVKAMLELGALDDEEATRIVELAVDAGFDYVKNSSGWGEGGRATVERIEFLRERTPDDVKVKASGGIKTLADANELLDAGADLLGASSGVEIVTGAVGDGEY; encoded by the coding sequence ATGACACAGACACCCGAGCAGGTCGCGGGACGCATCCAGCACACGGAGGTGAGCCCCACGGCCGATCAAGAACGCGTCGAGGAGCTGTGCGGGGAGTGCATCGAGTACGGCTTCGACGGGGCGATGGTACAGGCGTGCTGGGCACCGCTGGTGAGCGACCGGCTCGCGGACACCGACGTGACGGTGTGTAGCGCCGTCGGCTTCCCGATGGGCGGCGACCGCCCGATATCCAAGGCCGCGGCCATCCGCGACGCCGTCGCCGCCGGCGCCGAAGAGGTCGACGTGATGCCCAATATCGGGTTCGTCAAATCCGGGCGATTCGACGAGGTCGGCCGCGAGATGGACCTGCTCGTCGAGGCCAGCGGCGACGCGACGGTCAAGGCGATGCTCGAACTCGGCGCGCTCGACGACGAGGAGGCGACACGGATCGTCGAGTTGGCCGTCGACGCCGGCTTCGACTACGTGAAAAACTCCAGCGGCTGGGGTGAAGGCGGGAGAGCGACCGTCGAGCGGATCGAGTTCCTCCGCGAGCGCACGCCCGACGACGTGAAGGTCAAAGCCAGCGGCGGGATCAAGACCCTCGCGGACGCGAACGAGTTGCTCGACGCCGGCGCGGACCTGCTGGGCGCCTCCAGCGGCGTCGAGATCGTCACCGGGGCCGTCGGCGATGGCGAGTACTGA
- a CDS encoding ABC transporter permease, with translation MSDADESPSGGCDRESAGSTFATDGGTAESGDARAVSRSGDSLLERLFSRREVGVFFGFLVLFGLIAVTRPDVFFNWGSMSGITSRLFRSVAPYIIIGIGMTYLIIGGEFDLSVGSMYAVGGITFAMLLNDFNLTVLAALAAVLVVGGVVGLTNGVIVTKAGVPSLITTIGMMSVLRGIAYYFTPAGSRQTPDLALIDVFGGSITVAGLEIQNQIFWAIGLTVVFGFLLQKTRFGYHVYATGDDQAAADMAGIDTDRVKIVNFVLTAVLASFAGVVAISYFGSMFGSAGIGFELLVIAAVVIGGTNLFGGEGTLLGMFLGSLVIGVIPVLLVLNGMPVELQEFLTGVVIIVAVLLDILIRR, from the coding sequence ATGAGCGACGCGGACGAATCGCCGTCCGGCGGGTGTGACCGCGAATCCGCCGGTTCGACGTTCGCCACCGACGGTGGGACCGCCGAGAGCGGCGACGCCCGGGCGGTGAGCCGGTCCGGTGACTCGCTGCTGGAACGGCTGTTCTCCAGGCGGGAGGTCGGCGTGTTCTTCGGGTTTCTGGTCCTGTTCGGACTGATCGCGGTCACGCGACCGGACGTCTTCTTCAACTGGGGCTCGATGTCCGGTATCACCTCCCGGCTGTTCCGGTCGGTCGCGCCCTACATCATCATCGGCATCGGCATGACCTACCTCATCATCGGCGGGGAGTTCGACCTCTCCGTCGGGTCGATGTACGCCGTCGGCGGCATCACCTTCGCGATGCTGCTGAACGACTTCAACCTCACCGTCCTCGCCGCGTTGGCCGCGGTGCTGGTGGTCGGCGGCGTGGTCGGGCTGACCAACGGCGTCATCGTCACGAAGGCCGGCGTCCCGTCGCTGATCACGACCATCGGGATGATGAGCGTCCTCCGCGGCATCGCCTACTACTTCACGCCCGCGGGGTCCAGGCAGACGCCGGATCTGGCGCTGATCGACGTCTTCGGCGGGAGCATCACCGTCGCCGGCCTGGAGATCCAGAACCAGATCTTCTGGGCGATCGGCCTGACGGTCGTCTTCGGGTTCCTGCTCCAGAAGACCCGATTCGGCTACCACGTCTACGCCACCGGCGACGACCAGGCGGCCGCCGACATGGCCGGCATCGATACCGACCGCGTCAAGATCGTCAACTTCGTGCTGACGGCGGTGCTGGCGTCGTTCGCCGGCGTCGTCGCCATCTCCTATTTCGGGTCGATGTTCGGGTCGGCCGGCATCGGCTTCGAACTGCTCGTCATCGCCGCGGTCGTCATCGGCGGGACCAACCTCTTCGGCGGCGAGGGCACCCTGCTCGGGATGTTCCTCGGCTCGCTGGTCATCGGCGTCATCCCCGTCCTGCTCGTGCTCAACGGGATGCCCGTCGAACTCCAGGAGTTCCTCACCGGCGTCGTCATCATCGTCGCCGTGCTGCTGGACATCCTCATCCGCCGCTGA
- the rbsD gene encoding D-ribose pyranase has translation MKRDPDSILNAELSHAVASVGHTDHLLVVDAGFPIPADAWRIDLALTRGIPEVSTVLEAIHEELIPERVVYAEDVPEMNPDFDSFLRELYDGSGAALDTVAHEEVLEYGKRAKAIVRTGEFLPWGNVVIQCGTDPKPWFDGEHVTMPEAYRERYEEMYGQSP, from the coding sequence ATGAAGCGCGACCCAGACAGCATCCTCAACGCCGAGCTGAGCCACGCCGTCGCCAGCGTGGGCCACACCGACCACCTGCTGGTCGTCGACGCGGGGTTCCCGATCCCGGCGGACGCCTGGCGGATCGACCTCGCGCTGACCCGCGGCATCCCCGAAGTGTCGACCGTCCTCGAAGCGATCCACGAGGAACTGATCCCCGAACGGGTGGTCTACGCCGAGGACGTGCCGGAGATGAACCCCGACTTCGATTCGTTCCTGCGGGAGCTGTACGACGGGTCCGGTGCCGCCCTCGACACGGTCGCCCACGAGGAGGTCCTCGAGTACGGGAAGCGGGCCAAAGCGATCGTCCGGACGGGGGAGTTCCTGCCCTGGGGGAACGTCGTGATCCAGTGCGGCACCGACCCGAAACCATGGTTCGACGGCGAGCACGTCACGATGCCCGAGGCGTATCGCGAGCGCTACGAGGAGATGTACGGCCAGTCGCCGTGA
- the mvaD gene encoding phosphomevalonate decarboxylase MvaD yields the protein MKATAKAHPIQGLVKYHGMRDEQLRHPYHDSISLCTAPSHTKTTVEFDPDLEDDEYVVDGEPVEGKGADRIRTVVDEVRDRAGIDHRVRFRSENSFPTNIGFGSSASGFAAAAMALSEAAGLDLSRPEVSAIARRGSASAARAVTGAYSHLRTGTDDEDCRSERIDVADELEDDVRIVAGMVPSYKETDSAHAEAAESHMFEGRMAHIHGQIAKMRGELRDGDFDAAFERAEHDSLSLAATTMTGPSGWVYWQPRTIEIFNAVRELREEGVPVYFSVDTGASTYVNTTAEHVDRVEETVSDCGVDTRVWEVGGPAEILGEDEALF from the coding sequence ATGAAGGCGACCGCGAAGGCCCACCCGATCCAGGGGCTGGTCAAGTACCACGGGATGCGCGACGAACAGCTGCGACACCCGTACCACGACTCCATCAGCCTCTGTACCGCCCCGAGCCACACGAAGACGACCGTCGAGTTCGACCCCGACCTCGAGGACGACGAGTACGTCGTCGACGGTGAGCCCGTCGAGGGGAAAGGCGCCGACCGCATCCGCACCGTCGTCGACGAGGTCCGCGACCGCGCCGGCATCGACCACCGCGTCCGCTTTCGCTCGGAGAACTCGTTCCCGACGAACATCGGCTTCGGCTCCTCGGCCTCCGGGTTCGCCGCGGCGGCGATGGCCCTCTCGGAAGCCGCGGGGCTGGACCTCTCGCGACCGGAAGTCTCGGCGATCGCTCGCCGTGGCTCGGCCTCGGCCGCCCGCGCGGTCACGGGCGCCTACTCGCACCTGCGGACGGGTACCGACGACGAGGACTGCCGCTCCGAGCGCATCGACGTCGCCGACGAACTGGAGGACGACGTCCGGATCGTCGCCGGGATGGTCCCGAGCTACAAGGAGACCGACTCCGCCCACGCCGAGGCCGCAGAGAGCCACATGTTCGAGGGGCGGATGGCCCACATCCACGGCCAGATCGCGAAGATGCGCGGCGAACTCCGCGACGGCGACTTCGACGCCGCCTTCGAACGGGCCGAGCACGACTCGCTGTCGCTCGCGGCGACGACGATGACCGGCCCCTCCGGCTGGGTGTACTGGCAACCGCGCACCATCGAGATCTTCAACGCCGTCCGCGAGTTGCGCGAGGAGGGCGTGCCCGTCTACTTCTCGGTCGACACCGGCGCCAGCACCTACGTCAACACCACCGCCGAGCACGTCGACCGCGTCGAGGAGACCGTCTCCGACTGCGGCGTCGACACCCGCGTCTGGGAGGTCGGCGGTCCCGCCGAGATCCTGGGCGAAGACGAAGCGCTGTTCTGA
- a CDS encoding thioredoxin family protein, with translation MVALDSEADALDRGDAAPAFELPGVDGETHTLDDFADNDALLVVFTCNHCPYAQAKFDELNALAAEYDDAAVVGINPNDAEAYPEDSFETMVEYVERGAVQYDAYLRDESQDVAAKYGATCTPDPFLFAREDGAFRLAYHGRLDDATNPDDDPTEREMKRIIDRVLAGEDIDDEFLPSRGCSIKWREE, from the coding sequence ATGGTCGCACTCGACTCCGAGGCGGACGCGTTAGACCGCGGCGACGCCGCACCGGCCTTCGAACTGCCCGGCGTCGACGGCGAGACCCACACGCTGGACGACTTCGCGGACAACGACGCCTTGCTCGTCGTGTTCACGTGTAACCACTGCCCGTACGCCCAGGCGAAGTTCGACGAGTTGAACGCGCTGGCCGCGGAGTACGACGACGCCGCCGTCGTCGGTATCAACCCCAACGACGCCGAGGCGTATCCGGAGGACTCCTTCGAGACGATGGTCGAGTACGTCGAGCGCGGGGCGGTGCAGTACGACGCCTACCTGCGCGACGAGAGCCAGGACGTCGCCGCGAAATACGGCGCCACCTGTACGCCGGACCCGTTCCTGTTCGCCCGCGAAGACGGCGCGTTCCGCCTGGCGTACCACGGACGCCTCGACGACGCGACGAACCCCGACGACGACCCGACCGAACGAGAGATGAAGCGGATCATCGACCGCGTGCTCGCCGGCGAGGACATCGACGACGAGTTCCTGCCCAGCCGGGGCTGCTCGATCAAGTGGCGCGAGGAGTGA
- a CDS encoding 50S ribosomal protein L1 translates to MADQEIENAVSRALEDSPARNFRETVDLAINLRDIDLDDPSNRVDQDVVLPSGTGQETQIVVFAEGETALRAEDVAEEVLSSDDLADLGDNDNEAKDLADETDFFLAEESLMQDIGRYLGTVLGPRGKMPDPIAPDDDVVEMVERLKNSVTIRSGDRRTFHTRVGAEDMSAEDIGDNIDVILRRLHADLEKGPLNIDTIYVKTTMGPAVEVA, encoded by the coding sequence ATGGCAGATCAGGAAATAGAGAACGCAGTTTCTCGCGCACTCGAGGACAGTCCGGCCCGGAACTTCCGGGAGACGGTCGACCTCGCGATCAACTTGCGCGACATCGATCTAGACGATCCGTCGAACCGCGTCGACCAGGACGTGGTCCTCCCGTCCGGGACCGGACAGGAGACCCAGATCGTCGTGTTCGCGGAGGGCGAGACCGCCCTGCGCGCCGAGGACGTTGCGGAGGAAGTCCTCAGTAGCGACGATCTCGCCGACCTGGGAGACAACGACAACGAGGCCAAGGACCTGGCCGACGAGACCGACTTCTTCCTCGCCGAAGAGTCGCTCATGCAGGACATCGGTCGCTACCTCGGGACCGTGCTCGGTCCCCGAGGGAAGATGCCCGACCCCATCGCGCCGGACGACGACGTGGTGGAGATGGTCGAGCGACTGAAAAACTCCGTCACCATCCGGAGCGGCGACCGACGCACCTTCCACACCCGCGTCGGTGCCGAGGACATGTCCGCCGAGGACATCGGCGACAACATCGACGTGATCCTCCGCCGCCTGCACGCAGACCTCGAGAAGGGTCCGCTCAACATCGACACCATCTACGTGAAGACGACGATGGGTCCGGCAGTGGAGGTCGCCTGA
- a CDS encoding 50S ribosomal protein L10 translates to MSAERKTETIPQWKQEEVADVVEMIESYDSVGIVDITGIPSRQLQDMRRDLYGTAELRVSRNTLIERALAEVDAGLEDLTDYVSGQVGLIGTNDNPFGLYQQLEASKTPAPINAGEVAPNDIVIPEGDTGIDPGPFVGDLQQVGADARIQEGSIQVLSDSTVLETGEEVSNDLANVLNELGIEPKEVGLDLRAVYADGVLFEPEELELDVEEYQADIEAAAARGRNLSVNAVFPTDRTAATLLQKARGDAKSLALQGAIESPGVMDDLVSKADGQVRALAAQVDDPEALPEELQDVDEPAAAESTDDQTDTDDGADESDDDAEAEADEAADEDDDDDEDVGDAMGAMF, encoded by the coding sequence ATGAGCGCCGAACGCAAGACCGAGACCATCCCGCAGTGGAAGCAGGAAGAGGTCGCCGACGTCGTCGAGATGATCGAATCGTACGACAGCGTCGGCATCGTCGACATCACCGGCATTCCCTCCCGACAGCTCCAGGACATGCGCCGGGACCTGTACGGGACGGCCGAACTGCGCGTCTCGCGCAACACGCTCATCGAGCGTGCGCTCGCGGAGGTCGACGCCGGTCTCGAAGACCTGACCGACTACGTGTCGGGCCAGGTCGGCCTCATCGGCACCAACGACAACCCCTTCGGCCTCTACCAGCAACTGGAGGCCTCGAAGACGCCGGCGCCGATCAACGCCGGCGAGGTCGCCCCCAACGACATCGTCATCCCGGAGGGCGACACGGGTATCGACCCCGGGCCGTTCGTCGGCGACCTCCAGCAGGTCGGCGCCGACGCCCGCATCCAGGAAGGGTCGATCCAGGTCCTCTCGGACTCGACGGTTCTCGAGACGGGTGAAGAGGTCTCGAACGACCTCGCCAACGTCCTGAACGAACTGGGCATCGAACCCAAGGAAGTCGGGCTGGACCTGCGCGCCGTCTACGCGGACGGCGTGCTGTTCGAGCCCGAGGAACTCGAACTGGACGTCGAGGAGTACCAGGCGGACATCGAGGCGGCGGCCGCACGGGGTCGCAACCTCTCTGTCAACGCCGTGTTCCCGACGGACCGGACCGCCGCGACGCTGCTGCAGAAAGCACGTGGCGACGCCAAGAGCCTCGCCCTGCAGGGCGCCATCGAGAGTCCCGGGGTCATGGACGACCTCGTCTCGAAGGCCGACGGACAGGTGCGAGCGCTGGCGGCGCAGGTCGACGACCCCGAAGCCCTCCCCGAGGAGCTCCAGGACGTCGACGAGCCCGCCGCAGCCGAATCGACAGACGACCAGACCGACACCGACGACGGCGCCGACGAGTCCGACGACGACGCCGAAGCCGAGGCCGACGAGGCCGCGGACGAGGACGACGATGACGACGAGGACGTCGGCGACGCCATGGGAGCCATGTTTTAA
- a CDS encoding ATP-binding cassette domain-containing protein has protein sequence MSQREPILYTDGLTKRFGNIHAVEDVDFEVREGEVMALVGDNGAGKSTLIKMLCGVHEPTSGQIFVGGEQVSFDDYNDARAQGIETVYQELALAPNQTVAANVFLGHEPTRMGALGRLLHLVDEEEMVAEAKTNLDRVKIPVDPEAKVANTSGGQQQAVAIARALQSNPDILIMDEPTSALSIEGARNVLRVIDDLRDQGLTIILISHNIRHVLGVADRVSVLAQGRLMGVREADDVSRNEVIALMMGAEDESEFEEFDLSRTADSEGTTA, from the coding sequence ATGTCCCAACGGGAACCGATACTCTACACGGACGGACTCACGAAACGGTTCGGGAACATCCACGCCGTCGAGGACGTGGACTTCGAGGTTCGGGAGGGCGAGGTGATGGCGCTGGTCGGCGACAACGGCGCCGGCAAGTCGACGCTCATCAAGATGCTCTGTGGCGTCCACGAGCCGACCAGCGGACAGATCTTCGTCGGGGGCGAGCAGGTGTCGTTCGACGACTACAACGACGCCCGTGCCCAGGGGATCGAGACCGTCTACCAGGAACTGGCGCTGGCGCCCAACCAGACCGTCGCCGCGAACGTCTTCCTCGGCCACGAGCCGACCAGGATGGGAGCACTCGGTCGCCTGCTCCACCTCGTCGACGAGGAGGAGATGGTCGCGGAAGCGAAGACGAACCTCGACCGCGTGAAGATCCCCGTCGACCCCGAGGCGAAGGTCGCGAACACCTCGGGCGGCCAGCAGCAGGCGGTCGCGATCGCCCGCGCGCTCCAGTCGAACCCCGACATCCTGATCATGGACGAGCCGACGAGCGCGCTGTCGATCGAGGGCGCGCGCAACGTCCTCCGGGTGATCGACGACCTGCGCGACCAGGGGCTGACGATAATCCTCATCAGCCACAACATCCGCCACGTCCTCGGCGTCGCCGACCGGGTGTCGGTGCTGGCCCAGGGCCGGCTGATGGGCGTCCGCGAGGCCGACGACGTCTCCCGCAACGAGGTCATCGCGCTGATGATGGGCGCCGAAGACGAGTCCGAGTTCGAGGAGTTCGACCTCTCGCGGACCGCCGACTCGGAGGGGACCACCGCATGA
- a CDS encoding sugar ABC transporter substrate-binding protein — protein sequence MKQLGAVAAVGGLGGLAGCTQGDDSTDTSGGGGSTGTAGGGDGEGAGGAPEYQLVQLNPPPTTLDFSSEPGSRQITMVTHDASTSFFDPTIGGLHDAASQIGWEATFTGPSSGFSVQEQVNILNSVVDSGPDVIATTIADPAAYDDVINRALENEIPVVTYNTLALDREQMRNKYGRALAYTGQDQVAAGYVCGLSMLDKLPDDASTVTPGLSDPGHSALSARAQGMEMAVQQNSDIEVTDRLNYTGDSNEGVSRIENHLTANPDLDGIMGADAFTWFIGNAIANQGMADSVVGGGFDLTGETLDHINNGNLKYTIGQDPYSQGYFPTMQMFAYMDRGMPPKDYPTGAEVIDESNIEFAQTRSGGWGQLREYHGA from the coding sequence ATGAAGCAGCTCGGTGCGGTCGCGGCGGTCGGGGGACTCGGCGGGCTCGCCGGGTGTACCCAGGGAGACGATTCCACGGACACGTCGGGTGGTGGCGGTAGTACCGGGACCGCTGGCGGTGGTGACGGTGAGGGGGCCGGCGGCGCCCCCGAGTATCAACTCGTACAGCTGAACCCGCCGCCGACGACGCTCGATTTCTCGTCGGAGCCCGGGTCGCGCCAGATCACGATGGTCACCCACGACGCGAGCACCTCCTTTTTCGACCCGACGATCGGTGGTCTGCACGACGCGGCCAGCCAGATCGGGTGGGAGGCGACGTTCACCGGTCCGTCGAGCGGGTTCAGCGTGCAAGAGCAGGTCAACATCCTCAACTCCGTCGTCGACTCCGGGCCGGACGTCATCGCGACGACGATCGCCGACCCGGCGGCCTACGACGACGTGATCAACCGGGCGCTGGAGAACGAGATCCCGGTGGTGACCTACAACACGCTCGCGCTCGACCGCGAACAGATGCGAAACAAGTACGGCCGAGCGCTGGCCTACACCGGTCAGGACCAGGTCGCCGCGGGCTACGTCTGCGGGCTATCGATGCTCGACAAGCTCCCCGACGACGCGTCGACGGTGACGCCCGGCCTCTCGGACCCCGGCCACAGCGCGCTGTCGGCCCGGGCGCAGGGGATGGAGATGGCCGTCCAGCAGAACTCCGACATCGAGGTGACCGACCGGCTCAACTACACCGGCGACTCCAACGAGGGGGTCTCCCGGATCGAGAACCACCTCACCGCGAATCCGGACCTGGACGGCATCATGGGCGCCGACGCGTTCACCTGGTTCATCGGCAACGCCATCGCGAACCAGGGGATGGCCGACTCGGTCGTCGGCGGCGGCTTCGACCTGACCGGCGAGACGCTCGACCACATCAACAACGGGAACCTCAAGTACACGATCGGCCAGGACCCCTACAGCCAGGGGTACTTCCCGACGATGCAGATGTTCGCCTACATGGACCGGGGGATGCCCCCGAAGGACTACCCGACCGGCGCCGAGGTCATCGACGAGTCGAACATCGAGTTCGCCCAGACCCGCTCTGGCGGTTGGGGCCAGCTCCGCGAGTACCACGGCGCCTGA
- a CDS encoding DUF7504 family protein, producing the protein MSLRATQQYDFGDVPIDAVDGGTSILVSGPRGDGLADLFHSLVAATDDEEGVVGISADDGSRSFERAHRSAAGLGRGTDVGVVDCSGDSGIGTGDDAAVADPGDLTAVNMQFSALCDERRYDGTERLRTGLFSVSPLCAACDDMRDVYRFVQNITSRTRRNDGLFVCAIDPEADTGQFGDGRNITAGLERAFAGHVRLRREGASTEVKVDGLGPGADEWQRVTL; encoded by the coding sequence ATGAGCCTGAGAGCCACACAGCAGTACGACTTCGGTGACGTCCCGATCGACGCCGTCGACGGCGGCACGAGCATCCTCGTCTCCGGTCCGCGCGGCGACGGACTGGCGGATCTGTTCCACAGCCTCGTCGCCGCGACCGACGACGAGGAGGGCGTGGTCGGCATCAGCGCCGACGACGGGAGCCGCTCGTTCGAACGCGCCCACCGGAGCGCCGCCGGACTCGGCCGCGGGACCGACGTCGGCGTCGTCGACTGCTCGGGCGACTCGGGGATCGGGACTGGCGACGACGCCGCCGTCGCCGACCCGGGCGATCTGACCGCCGTCAACATGCAGTTCTCCGCGCTCTGTGACGAGCGCCGCTACGACGGGACAGAGCGCCTTCGGACGGGTCTGTTCTCGGTGTCGCCGCTCTGTGCCGCTTGCGACGACATGCGCGACGTGTACCGCTTCGTGCAGAACATCACCTCGCGCACGCGACGCAACGACGGGCTGTTCGTCTGCGCCATCGACCCGGAGGCAGACACGGGTCAGTTCGGTGACGGACGCAACATCACGGCGGGCCTGGAGCGAGCCTTCGCCGGCCACGTCCGACTGCGCCGCGAAGGCGCGTCGACCGAGGTCAAAGTCGACGGCCTCGGCCCCGGTGCCGACGAGTGGCAACGAGTGACGCTCTAG
- a CDS encoding ribokinase: protein MASTDPVVAVVGSYNVGLTMQVPAFPGPGETVVGHEFAEGPGGKGSNQAIAAARLDAESRFVGRVGADRYGDDAVALWEAEGVDAHAVGKDDSTHTGVGFVIIDEDGENEITVAPGANDRLSAADVRAEASAIETADCLLVQLEIGDDPVRAAVETAAEAGTTVVCNPAPARELPADVLERVDYLTPNEHEARTLAGVDGRGGDASESGDEVTGEAVARELLDLGVGTVVLTRGGAGALLVSDDGVERVDTPSVDVVDTTGAGDAFNGALAVALAEGLDDRAAVRFGCAGGALAVTASEVIPGLPERGAVDDLVAESW, encoded by the coding sequence ATGGCGAGTACTGACCCGGTCGTCGCCGTCGTCGGCAGCTACAACGTCGGCCTGACGATGCAGGTGCCGGCGTTCCCGGGGCCCGGCGAGACGGTCGTCGGCCACGAGTTCGCCGAGGGCCCCGGCGGCAAGGGGTCGAATCAGGCCATCGCCGCCGCCAGGCTCGACGCGGAGTCCCGGTTCGTCGGCCGCGTCGGGGCGGACCGCTACGGCGACGACGCGGTCGCGCTCTGGGAGGCGGAGGGCGTCGACGCCCACGCCGTGGGCAAGGACGACTCGACTCACACCGGCGTCGGCTTCGTGATCATCGACGAGGACGGCGAGAACGAGATCACCGTCGCCCCCGGGGCCAACGACCGTCTCTCGGCGGCCGACGTGCGAGCGGAGGCGTCGGCTATCGAGACCGCAGACTGCCTGCTCGTCCAGCTGGAGATCGGCGACGACCCCGTTCGAGCGGCGGTCGAGACGGCCGCCGAGGCCGGGACGACGGTCGTCTGCAACCCCGCGCCCGCCAGGGAACTCCCGGCCGACGTGCTGGAACGGGTCGACTATCTCACGCCGAACGAACACGAGGCCCGGACGCTGGCGGGCGTCGACGGTCGCGGGGGGGACGCGAGCGAAAGCGGTGACGAAGTCACTGGCGAGGCGGTCGCGCGCGAGTTGCTCGACCTCGGCGTCGGGACGGTCGTCCTGACGCGGGGCGGGGCGGGCGCGCTGCTCGTCTCCGACGACGGCGTCGAACGCGTGGACACGCCTTCGGTCGACGTCGTCGACACCACCGGCGCCGGCGACGCGTTCAACGGGGCGCTGGCCGTCGCGCTCGCGGAAGGGCTGGACGACCGGGCGGCCGTGCGGTTCGGCTGTGCGGGCGGCGCGCTCGCGGTGACCGCCTCGGAAGTGATCCCCGGGCTCCCCGAGCGCGGCGCCGTCGACGATCTCGTCGCCGAGTCGTGGTGA
- the rpl12p gene encoding 50S ribosomal protein P1 produces MEYVYAALILNETDAEINEANLTDVLEAAGVDVEESRVKALVAALEDVDIDDAVEQAAAVPAATGGAAGGAAADESADEGGDDDEAEEADADEGGDDDDDEDDEASGEGLGELFG; encoded by the coding sequence ATGGAATACGTTTACGCAGCACTCATCCTGAACGAGACGGACGCAGAGATCAACGAAGCCAACCTGACCGACGTGCTCGAGGCCGCGGGCGTCGACGTGGAGGAGTCCCGCGTCAAGGCGCTCGTCGCGGCGCTCGAAGACGTCGACATCGACGACGCCGTCGAGCAGGCCGCCGCAGTCCCCGCCGCGACCGGTGGGGCCGCAGGCGGCGCCGCAGCCGACGAGTCCGCCGACGAGGGCGGCGACGACGACGAGGCCGAGGAAGCCGACGCCGACGAGGGCGGCGACGACGACGACGACGAGGACGACGAGGCCAGCGGCGAGGGCCTCGGCGAGCTGTTCGGCTAA
- a CDS encoding GAF domain-containing protein, with product MSGMRVLCADPGESAGPATALDGIGIPTVASGTVDDAKAQLTETDVDCLVTEYEFPDGSGLELVDHVRETAPDTPCIVFTETPPTEIDTSRFEGLIVEYMRKGMPDAGDRLGATVQDLIQYSGQVGYLLPDNERERLEALDRYDLDAMDVGEWADRISTLVANHFDVPVAFVGLVEENEENFLGCHGGDFDTIDRQDTICTHTVLEEETMVVEDITEDHRFKNNDTLLSLGIRSYAGANMVDSTGHTLGSLCLVDYEPREYTDEQLADLRRFADEAVEQLELRREILAAREESQ from the coding sequence ATGTCAGGAATGCGCGTTCTCTGTGCGGACCCGGGCGAATCGGCCGGGCCGGCCACAGCGCTCGACGGAATCGGCATCCCGACGGTCGCGAGCGGGACGGTCGACGATGCGAAGGCACAGCTAACGGAGACCGACGTGGACTGTCTCGTCACCGAGTACGAGTTCCCGGACGGGTCGGGGCTCGAACTGGTCGACCACGTCCGCGAGACGGCACCGGACACCCCGTGTATCGTCTTCACGGAGACGCCGCCCACGGAGATCGACACGAGTCGATTCGAAGGGCTCATCGTGGAGTACATGCGCAAAGGGATGCCCGACGCGGGCGACCGCCTCGGCGCGACGGTCCAGGACCTGATCCAGTACAGCGGTCAGGTCGGCTACCTGCTCCCGGACAACGAGCGGGAGCGACTGGAGGCGCTGGACCGCTACGACCTCGACGCGATGGACGTGGGCGAGTGGGCCGACCGTATCTCGACGCTGGTCGCCAACCACTTCGACGTGCCCGTCGCGTTCGTCGGCCTCGTCGAGGAGAACGAGGAGAACTTCCTCGGCTGTCACGGCGGGGACTTCGACACGATCGACCGCCAAGACACCATCTGCACGCACACGGTCCTCGAGGAGGAGACGATGGTCGTCGAGGACATCACCGAGGACCACCGCTTCAAGAACAACGACACGTTGCTCTCGCTGGGCATCCGCAGCTACGCCGGCGCGAACATGGTCGACTCGACCGGGCACACGCTCGGGTCGCTCTGTCTCGTCGACTACGAACCCCGGGAGTACACCGACGAGCAGCTTGCCGACCTGCGGCGGTTCGCCGACGAGGCGGTCGAACAACTGGAACTTCGGCGGGAGATACTCGCGGCGCGTGAGGAGAGCCAATGA